A genomic stretch from Gemmatimonadota bacterium includes:
- a CDS encoding lipocalin-like domain-containing protein, with amino-acid sequence MASLIVAAGALGGRYLLADAAVPVVRAQTTALIGTWRLVEFWDRETPSSRLVYRYGQKPTGYFTYDPDGHGRFRSCAARAPSAWIVPEASSGSRRRRLKNPRATEDYRAYFGTYVVDGAERCRA; translated from the coding sequence ATGGCATCGCTCATCGTTGCGGCTGGGGCATTGGGCGGCCGCTACCTTCTCGCGGATGCTGCGGTGCCCGTCGTGCGCGCTCAAACGACAGCGCTGATCGGCACCTGGCGCCTCGTTGAGTTTTGGGACCGTGAAACGCCATCGAGCCGGTTGGTGTATCGGTATGGCCAGAAACCGACGGGCTACTTCACGTACGATCCGGACGGACACGGTCGATTCAGATCATGCGCGGCCCGAGCACCTTCCGCGTGGATAGTGCCCGAGGCGAGCAGTGGTTCGAGACGGCGACGCCTGAAGAACCCGCGCGCCACCGAGGACTACCGGGCGTACTTTGGCACGTATGTCGTCGACGGCGCAGAGCGCTGTCGTGCATAA